A stretch of Hypomesus transpacificus isolate Combined female chromosome 7, fHypTra1, whole genome shotgun sequence DNA encodes these proteins:
- the LOC124469387 gene encoding uncharacterized protein LOC124469387, translating to MSYCCVPECNSNTKKLSCKLKTFHRFPVNSAIRREWVVKIRRDIGPHFKISNNTRVCSDHFPEESFTKSLCGIRKLKEGVVPTVFTWSSIKPGRRKIVRTASHVATTTGGEDALGEELDESSHSVGQDPQEDIACTSSEVETSVPYLDHDYTQRPLSLEEQLQEACKTIARQEEEISTLRSNQFLLKRFQCDDKQIQFYTGFRDYSTLKAVFTALQPTAEHMVRWSQAQKAKQASEHIRQGFNVQSLALIDQFFLYLCRVRLGCLQQDLANRFNVSQSTVSRICITWKNFLYFMLGSLLIWPSRESVNDLMPQCFKRTFPKTRVILDCTEMHVQKPSSKVLNSEIYSHYKGTTTLKSLIGISPSGLITFFSDLFTGSISDKEITRKSGVLSLLEEGDQVMADKGFLIGDLLSDINVSLVIPPFLVANAQFSEEEVRQTQEIARLRIHVERAIRRIKEYHIFDRTLHMTVMGSVNQLWSVCASLTNLQGPLF from the exons ATGTCCTACTGCTGCGTCCCCGAGTGCAATTCTAACACTAAAAAACTATCTTGCAAACTGAAAACATTTCACCGCTTCCCTGTAAATTCCGCAATTCGTCGAGAATGGGTTGTTAAAATAAGGAGAGATATTGGGCCGCATTTTAAG ATCTCAAATAACACGAGAGTGTGTTCAGATCACTTCCCCGAAGAGTCCTTCACAAAGTCGCTATGTGGCATCAGGAAACTGAAGGAGGGGGTTGTGCCAACTGTTTTTACGTGGTCCTCGATCAAGCCTGGCAGGCGGAAGATTGTTAGAACAGCAAG TCATGTTGCCACTACCACAGGTGGAGAGGATGCACTGGGTGAAGAATTGGATGAGTCAAG TCACTCAGTGGGACAAGACCCCCAAGAGGACATTGCCTGCACATCAAG CGAAGTAGAGACAAGCGTGCCATACTTAGATCATGACTATACTCAGCGTCCCTTGTCCTTGGAGGAGCAGCTTCAAGAAGCCTGCAAGACCATCGCTCGCCAGGAAGAAGAAATATCGACACTTCGTAGCAACCAGTTCCTCCTCAAACGCTTTCAGTGTGACGACAAACAAATCCAGTTCTACACAGGATTCAGAGACTATAGTACACTCAAAGCTGTGTTTACAGCTTTACAACCTACAGCTGAGCACATGGTGAGATGGAGTCAAGCACAGAAGGCAAAGCAAGCCAGTGAGCACATTAGACAGGGATTTAATGTGCAAAGCCTAGCTTTAATTGACCAATTCTTTCTTTATCTTTGCCGTGTGAGACTGGGCTGTCTACAACAGGACCTCGCTAATCGCTTTAACGTATCACAATCAACCGTCAGCAGAATATGTATCACCTGGAAAAACTTCCTCTACTTCATGTTGGGATCGCTTCTTATTTGGCCTTCAAGAGAGTCTGTAAATGATCTTATGCCTCAATGCTTCAAAAGAACATTCCCAAAAACCAGAGTTATTTTAGATTGCACAGAGATGCATGTACAAAAACCAAGCTCAAAAGTACTGAATTCAGAAATTTACTCCCATTATAAAGGAACTACAACCTTAAAGTCCCTAATTGGTATAAGTCCGTCaggtttaattacattttttagtGACCTATTTACAGGATCAATATCGGATAAGGAAATTACCAGGAAGTCAGGCGTTCTCTCTTTACTCGAGGAAGGGGATCAGGTAATGGCAGATAAAGGGTTCCTTATTGGAGACCTTTTGTCTGACATCAATGTTAGTTTAGTTATTCCACCCTTTCTGGTTGCAAATGCACAGTtcagtgaggaggaggtgcgGCAGACACAGGAAATCGCCCGCCTTAGAATTCATGTCGAACGGGCCATAAGAAGAATAAAAGAATATCACATTTTTGATAGAACATTACACATGACAGTTATGGGGTCTGTCAACCAACTGTGGTCTGTCTGTGCCAGCCTTACAAATCTTCAAGGACCGTTGTTCTGA